The window GGCAAGGGCAGGGGTGGGGGTGGGGCGGCCCCGGATCTCCCGGCGAGGCCGCTGAGCCCGAAGTCCTCGTCGTACATCACGTAGTACGGCTCGTCCGGCTGCGTAGTCATCCCCGTCTTCGCTCCCCCGTCTTTCGCGATACCGGCATGACAAAGGCCCCGCTGCCCGGAGGCGGCGAGGCCTTTGCCCACATGGGTTGGGAGGTTCGGAAACCTCCCGATCGTGGAGATGGCGGGAATCGAACCCGCGTCCAACGGTGCAGAATCAGGGCTTCTCCGTGTGCAGTTCGCTGTGATTTTCTCGGCCCCGGCGATCACGCGAACAAGTCGCCGACGGGCCCAGTCACTGTTAGATTTCCCTCTTCACCCCGTGACCGGGATCAAGGTTTAGTTCCCTAGCTGATGCCAGGATCCGGGTCGGGAACAGCCCCGGGCTGACACTTCGCAAGTCGCTACTTAGGCAGCGAGGGCGAAGGAATCGCGCTTGGTGTTGGCGATTATTTTTTGCGACATATGGTTTACGAGATCATTGCCGCTTCCTCGACACGCTTCCCCTGCTTGAACAGCCGCTGTCGAAACCGATCATCCCCATGTGCTTTTTTCAATCCCCACCGGAAAGATCCGGCGAGGCGCGCGCACCCTCTGTGAGGTGCAGTGCCATCGTACGTGACCAACGCACGACGATGCCAGCGTATTCCCGGCAGCCGCCTACTGGGCCCGCTGCCGCCGCTTCGCCGCCGCGATCGCCCGGTCCGACTCCCGCCGGTCCTGCTTCTCCCGCAGGGTCTGGCGCTTGTCGTACTCCTTCTTGCCTCGCGCGAGAGCGATCTCGGCCTTCGCGCGGCCGTCCTTGAAGTACAGGGCGAGGGGCACGATCGTGTGACCCGTCTCCTGGGACTTGGCCTCCAGCTTGTCGATCTCCTCGCGGTGCAGGAGGAGCTTGCGCTTGCGGCGCGCGGAGTGGTTGGTCCAGCTGCCCTGGTGATACTCGGGGATGTGGGCGTTGTGCAGCCACGCCTCACCCCGGTCGATCTGGACGAAGCCGTCGGTCAGCGACGTCCGTCCCTCACGCAGCGACTTGACCTCGGTGCCCATGAGCACCAGGCCGGCCTCATAGGTGTCGATGATCGCGTAGTCGTGCCGGGCCTTCTTGTTCTGGGCGACGATCTTGCGCTTGCCGCCCTTCTCGCCGTCCCTGGCCTTCGCGGCCGTCCCGCCCTGCTTGGGCTGGGACTCCTTCGGTACGTACATTCCCTTGCTCATAGTGCCGTCCATTTTCGCACTACGAAGGGGGTGCGCGGAAAGCCGATTTACGAATCGCCGAGTCCGCTGAGGACCGTCTCGGCCCGCTCCACGACCTGCTGGTCGGCGTCCAGGTCAGGGGTGATCCCCCTGCCGTCGACGGCTCGTCCCGAGGGGGTGCGGTAGTGCCCGACGGTCAGCTCGGCCACGGAGCCGCCGGGGAGGCGGCTCGGCATCTGGACCGAGCCCTTGCCGAAGGTGCGGCTGCCCACCACGACCGCGCGGCCACGGTCCTGCAGGGCGCCGGTGAGCAGCTCGGCCGCGCTCATCGTGCCGCCGTCGACGAGCGCGACCAGGGGTCTGCCGGTGTCGCCGCCGGGTTCGGCGTGCAGGGCGCGCTGGTCGCCGTCGACGTCGTAGGTGGCGACCAGGCCGCCGTCGAGGAAGGCGGAGGCGGCGGTGACGGCCTCGGTGACCAGGCCGCCGGAGTTGCCGCGCAGGTCGAGGATGACGCCGACGCCGGCCGGGGCCTGGCGCAGGGCGGCGCGGACGGCGTCGCCGGAGCCCTTGGTGAAGGAGGCGATCCTGACGACGGTGATGCCGTCGGCGAGTTTTCGAACAGTGACCGAGTCGGTGGACAGAGTGGCCCGGCGCAGAGTGAGGTCCCACGCGCGCGTGCCGCGCTCCAGCCCGAGCTTCACCGCCGTACCGGCGGGCGCGTCGGTCGCGTCACCGCGCAGTAAAGAGACGACCTCGGTGACCGGGCGCCCGGCGACCTTCTCGCCGTCCACGCTGCGCAGCCGGTCGCCCGCGCGGATCCCGGCGACCGCCGCGGGCGACCCCGTCCGCACCTTGGTCACCTCGATACGGCCGTCCCGCTCGCGCCGCGCCCACAGCCCGACGCCGGTGTACTCGCCGTCGAGGGCCTCCTCGAACTCCTCGTACTCGCCCTGGGAGTAGACGGCACCCCAGCGGTCCCCGCTGCGGCTGACCGCGCGCTCGGCGGCCTCCATGGGGGACTCGCCCGCGGCCATGGCCTCGGCGGCGGCCTCGGCGACATCGACGTGCCGGCCCGCCGGCGCGGCCGAACCTGCCGCGTCGGCCGAGGATTTCCGGTCAGGGCCGGGCAGGGAGCCGGTCGCGGCGCCCGCGACGAGCACGCTCGTGAAGAGCAATGTCAGGGCGGCCCCGCGGCGCATGCGACGGGGCTGACAGAACAGGTCACGACCTGACATGCCGGTGAGTCTAGGACAACGTGAGGGGCCGCACGGTGCGTTGCCCGCACGGCCCCCGCGGCGTTGGTCACACCTTCAGATACTTGCGCAGCGCGAAGAACGCCGCCATCGCGGGCATCAGCAGGCTCGTCGCGAGGATGAGCGGCAGCTTCGTCAACACCGCGTCCCAGCCGATGAAGTTGATCAGTGTCAGTTTCTCCGACAGGGCCAGGCCGTGGTCGATGATGAAGTACCGCGCCATCACCAGGAAGGCACAGGCGACCGTCCCTCCGATGAGCCCGGCGACCGCGGCCTCCATGATGAACGGCGCCTGGATGTAGAAGCCGGAGGCGCCGACCAGACGCATGATCCCGGTTTCGCGCCGACGGCTGAACGCGGACACCCGCACGGTGTTGACGATCAGCATCAGCGCGACGACCAGCATGAGCGCCATGATCGCCCGCGCGGCCCAGTTCATGCCGTTCAGCAGCCCGAAGAGGTTGTCCAGGATCCCCTTCTGGTCCTGCACCGACTGCACGCCGTCGCGCCCGTCGAAGGCGGTCGCGATGACCTGGTACTTCTCCGGGTCCTTCAGCTTGATCCGGTACGACTCCTGCATCTGGTCCGGCGTGAGCGAGGCGGCCAGCGGGGAGTCGCCGAACTGCTCCTTGTAGTGCTTGTACGCCTGGTCCTGCGACTCGTACGTCACCTTCTCGACGACCGTCATCTTGTCCAGGTCGGCGAGGATCTCCTTCTTCTGGTCGTCGGTGACCGCGCCCTTGGCGCAGTTGGGGTCGGACTCGGCGTCGCTCTTGTTGCAGAGGAAGACCGAGACGTTGACCTTGTCGTACCAGTAGCCCTTCATGGTGCTGACCTGGTCGCTCATCAGGAGCGACCCGCCGAACAGGGCGAGCGACAGGGCGACGGAGACGACGACGGCGAAGGTCATCGTCAGATTGCGGCGGAGACCGACACCGATCTCGGAGAGTACGAACTGGGCGCGCATGGCGTCTTCTTCAGGCCTTTCCGTGGACGGTCGCGGTCAGTGCTGGTAGCCGTAGACGCCGCGTGCCTGGTCGCGGACGAGGCGGCCCTTCTCCAGCTCGATGACGCGCTTGCGCATCTGGTCCACGATGTTCTGGTCGTGCGTCGCCATCACCACAGTGGTGCCCGTCCGGTTGATCCGGTCGAGCAGCTTCATGATGCCGACGGAGGTCTGCGGGTCGAGGTTGCCGGTGGGCTCGTCGGCGATGAGCAGCTTGGGCCGGTTGACGAAGGCCCGGGCGATCGCCACACGCTGCTGCTCACCACCGGAGAGCTCACCGGGCATCCGGTCCTCCTTGCCGCCCAGCCCGACGAGGTCGAGCACCTGCGGCACGGACTTGCGGATCTCGCCGCGGGACTTGCCGATGACCTCCTGCGCGAAGGCCACGTTCTCGGCGACCGTCTTGTTCGGCAGCAGCCGGAAGTCCTGGAACACGGTCCCCAGCTGGCGGCGCATCTGCGGCACCTTCCAGTTGGACAGGCGCGCGAGGTCCTTGCCCAGGACGTGCACCTGCCCGTGAGTGCACCGCTCCTCGCGGAGGATCAGCCGCAGGAAGGTGGACTTTCCGGAGCCGGAGGACCCGACGAGGAACACGAACTCGCCCTTCTCCACTTCCAGGGACACATCCCTGAGTGCGGGGCGGGTCTGCTTGGGGTAGACCTTGGAGACGTTGTCGAGTCGGATCACGGGTGCACCATGGGTCGCCGGGGGTAGATGAGCGTGACCATACGCGAACCGGGTGCGCCAGCGCAGTCGCCGAGAGGGGTTGCGTGGGGCTTGTGCGTTTTTGTGCCGGGTGAGGTGACGCCCTGAGGGCCACCCCTCCGCAAGCGCCCGAGCCCTTTCCGACGGAAGCTGGCATTGTGGAGGGGGGAACATTCCCGGGGCCGAACCCGTTGAACCCCCGGAGGGAACTCGCAAGGAGGGTGGCGCATGACGTACGACCGGCTGGTGTGCGCGAACTGTGCCGCACCCGTGAGTGAGGGCCGCTGCCCCGTGTGCCGGGCGAACCGCGAGCGGCTGCAGCAGGAGAACCCGTTCGCGGGCCTGAACCCGATGACGCTGATCGCCCTGCTGGCGATACTGATCGCGGCGGTGGCACTGCTGGCGCACCAGACCGCGTAGGGCGGCGCACACACCGTACGCAGACATGGCGAGGGGCCCGGAGCGAAGCGCGCTCCGGGCCCCTCGGCCGTACGGCGTTGATTACGCAGCGTAAACGATGGGCTGCCGTCAGGCAGCCGCACCGCCGCGGCCACCCACGAGGCGCGGGAGGATACGGAAGCCGATGCCGCCGGCGATCATCGTGGCGGCGCCGACCAGCAGGAAGGTGGTCTGAGCGGCACCGGTCTCGGCGAGCTCGTCACCGCCGCCCTGGGCGGAGGTGCTGGTGCCCGTGCCGGTACCGGTGGTCTCCGTGCCGGTGTCGGTGAGCGAGGAGGAGCCCTCCTCCTGCGGGGAGGTGCCGCCGTCGGGGTCGGTGTTGTTGTTACCGCCGCCGTTGTTGCCGTTCCCGTTGCCGTTGCCGTTGCCGTTGCCGTTCCCGTTCCCGTTCCCGTTACCCGGGTCGGTCGGGTCGGTGGTCGGGTCGTCGGTGGGGTCCGTCGGCTCGGTCGGCTCGAGCGTCGGGTCCGTCGGGACGGTGGGCTCCTCGGTGGGGATGCCCGGGTCCGTCGGGATGTCGGTGGGGATGTCGGTCGGCGGGTCGGTGGGAACCGGCGGCTCGGTCGGGTCCTCGATCCCAAGGCAGATGCCGAGCACGCAGTCGTCCGCCTCAGCGGCAGATGCGGCACCCGCAAGGGTCAGCGAGGCGCCGGCCGCGATCACGGCACCGGCCGCGACGCGCGCGAGGCGGATCCGCGTCTTCTTCGTCATGTGGTTGCTACCCCCAGTAGCTGAATCGTTCGGTGAGGCGGCGCTCGGGGGCCGTGATCGACGGAGGTGACTGAACTTGAGTCCCCCGGTTCACATGCGCCCCAGAGATACGCATGCCACGCTTTACCCTTCCCATTTTTCAAAGACACGTCAAGGTTGTTTACGACCGCCATGTCCAAAACGGGGGACTATGCAAGGAGTTGGAGCCTGTGAGTGTGATGTAAAACCCAGACATGCAGGCACAGAAAAGGCAACTGCCGCCGAAGGGGCGGCAGTTGCTTTGTCGACAAAGTTACTTCTCTTGCTGCTTGCGCCAGCGAATTCCGGCCTCGAGGAAACCGTCGATCTCGCCGTCGAGCACGGCCTGCGGGTTGCCGACCTCGAACTCGGTGCGCAGGTCCTTGACCATCTGGTACGGGTGCAGGACGTACGAGCGCATCTGGTTGCCCCAGGAGCTGCCGCCGTCCTTGAGGGCGTCCATCTTCGCCCGCTCCTCCTGGCGCTGCCGTTCGAGCAG of the Streptomyces sp. T12 genome contains:
- the smpB gene encoding SsrA-binding protein SmpB, with the translated sequence MYVPKESQPKQGGTAAKARDGEKGGKRKIVAQNKKARHDYAIIDTYEAGLVLMGTEVKSLREGRTSLTDGFVQIDRGEAWLHNAHIPEYHQGSWTNHSARRKRKLLLHREEIDKLEAKSQETGHTIVPLALYFKDGRAKAEIALARGKKEYDKRQTLREKQDRRESDRAIAAAKRRQRAQ
- a CDS encoding S41 family peptidase; amino-acid sequence: MSGRDLFCQPRRMRRGAALTLLFTSVLVAGAATGSLPGPDRKSSADAAGSAAPAGRHVDVAEAAAEAMAAGESPMEAAERAVSRSGDRWGAVYSQGEYEEFEEALDGEYTGVGLWARRERDGRIEVTKVRTGSPAAVAGIRAGDRLRSVDGEKVAGRPVTEVVSLLRGDATDAPAGTAVKLGLERGTRAWDLTLRRATLSTDSVTVRKLADGITVVRIASFTKGSGDAVRAALRQAPAGVGVILDLRGNSGGLVTEAVTAASAFLDGGLVATYDVDGDQRALHAEPGGDTGRPLVALVDGGTMSAAELLTGALQDRGRAVVVGSRTFGKGSVQMPSRLPGGSVAELTVGHYRTPSGRAVDGRGITPDLDADQQVVERAETVLSGLGDS
- the ftsX gene encoding permease-like cell division protein FtsX produces the protein MRAQFVLSEIGVGLRRNLTMTFAVVVSVALSLALFGGSLLMSDQVSTMKGYWYDKVNVSVFLCNKSDAESDPNCAKGAVTDDQKKEILADLDKMTVVEKVTYESQDQAYKHYKEQFGDSPLAASLTPDQMQESYRIKLKDPEKYQVIATAFDGRDGVQSVQDQKGILDNLFGLLNGMNWAARAIMALMLVVALMLIVNTVRVSAFSRRRETGIMRLVGASGFYIQAPFIMEAAVAGLIGGTVACAFLVMARYFIIDHGLALSEKLTLINFIGWDAVLTKLPLILATSLLMPAMAAFFALRKYLKV
- the ftsE gene encoding cell division ATP-binding protein FtsE — protein: MIRLDNVSKVYPKQTRPALRDVSLEVEKGEFVFLVGSSGSGKSTFLRLILREERCTHGQVHVLGKDLARLSNWKVPQMRRQLGTVFQDFRLLPNKTVAENVAFAQEVIGKSRGEIRKSVPQVLDLVGLGGKEDRMPGELSGGEQQRVAIARAFVNRPKLLIADEPTGNLDPQTSVGIMKLLDRINRTGTTVVMATHDQNIVDQMRKRVIELEKGRLVRDQARGVYGYQH
- a CDS encoding LPXTG cell wall anchor domain-containing protein, with the translated sequence MTKKTRIRLARVAAGAVIAAGASLTLAGAASAAEADDCVLGICLGIEDPTEPPVPTDPPTDIPTDIPTDPGIPTEEPTVPTDPTLEPTEPTDPTDDPTTDPTDPGNGNGNGNGNGNGNGNGNGNNGGGNNNTDPDGGTSPQEEGSSSLTDTGTETTGTGTGTSTSAQGGGDELAETGAAQTTFLLVGAATMIAGGIGFRILPRLVGGRGGAAA